CGGAATCGGGGCGCGGTGAAAAGCGATTCCGCGTGATGACCACGCCATGGGCGTTCCGAAGTTCAATCGCGGTGTCGGACCACGCCTCGAAGTGGCAGTCGACGATGCCGACGGTCTTTGCATTAATCACCCGGATCGCATCCATGCCGGGCATCTCCCGGCTCGCGCTGATGCGACACCCGGCGATCGCGATCGAGACCTCACTCACCGGGCCGAGGGAATCATCGCCGGCTGTTTCGTCCGAGGCGGCCGAGGGACGGGTGCCATCGACGACGATCGCTGCCTCGGTTGGGTTCAGGAAGAAGAGATTCTCAAGCCGCACCCAGGAGCATCGCACGAGTTCAACGCCCCGTTCCTCGCAGACGACGGCGGAGGGGAATGCGGGATCGGCGCCGCGGATCACGATCGGATTCTCTCGCGTGCCATGCAGGTCATGCACCTGCGCATTGATGTGGAAGCCCTTTTCTAGCAGGATCTGATCACCGGGCTTCGCATCCATGGCAATGAGGTGCCAGGCGAGTCCGGGCTCAACGCGATGGACGCGCGGTCCGTCAGTCGGTGGGACCGGCGCTGCATCTTGTGCAGATGAAGACGGTGACGCCCCGGGAAGCTGGTCCAGTGGCGGGCTCGTCGGATCGTTCGCAGGCGGCGCGGTGCGTGCGCCATTCGGCGACACCTGTGCCCAAGCGCCAACGGCAGGAGCGGGTGGTGATGCCAACTCCCCTTGGAGAACTCCCGGTGGCAGCGCCCCTGCGAGCAGTGCAACGATCAGTGGGAACTCACCCATGCGCCGCGAGCATACGACTCATGGGGTGGGGAAGCGTCACGCGAAGGAAGCATGTCCCCGGCTCGAGCGAGGCACTCCACCCCTCGCATCCCGCGGGGAGAAGCAGCGTGTCGAAGGGGACGACCTCAGTCGGCGCTGAGGGGTGCTCCCGGTCACGGTCGAAACGAGCGCGTCCGGCCAGCATGATCCAGATGACCGGCAGCCCATCGTTCACGATCGGTAGCGTGATCTCCTTGCTCGGGAGGTCGCGATGACCTTCCCGCTCATGTTCGCGGCGGTCAGCCTGCCCGGTGGTGTCGCTCGTGCCGCGCCGCCCATCCGACGACTGCTGCGCTCGCTCGCCTTCTCGACGATCGGCGCTCACGGAGATGCGCTCGATCTCGAAGTCGGGAGTTCGGCAGAGGTCTTCCGTGGTGAACGCGCCCGCTCGCAGAGGATTCCCGCTGAACGAACCCGATTCACGAGGACTCCCGGCCGCAGTCGAGTCGCTTGACTCTCGCGGCAATGCGTGCCCAGTCGAGTCGAGTTCCTGCGCAGCGCCGATGAGCAGACACTCGAGCGCCTCCGTCCGATGCAGCGGGCGCTTCGGATCGTGTCGTCCCCAATCCCAGAGTCGGAAGGTGGTGTCCGAGGGCGTCTGCACCTCGGCGGCCACGATGCCTGCGCCAAGCGCATGGCAGAGTCCGCTGGGAAGGCGCACGCAATCACCGGCGCGAACCGGTACCTTCAGCAGCGCTTCGAGCACCCGATCTTCGTCAAGGAGCTGCGCCACATCGTCTCGCGACAGCGCGGGGTCGATGCCTCGGTACACAACAGCACCCGGCGCCGCTTGGAGCACGATCCACGCCTCGCTCTTCACGAGCGCACCCGGATGCCTGCGTGCATAGGCGGCATCAGGATGCACCTGAATCGAGAGGTTCTCAGCGGCATCGAGGAACTTGACGAGCAGGGGGAAGCCGCCGTCCTGGGCGGGCCGAGCCAATCCGAGAATCGTGTCTCGCTCCGTGTTGATCACCTCGCGCAGCGACTGCCCGGCCCAGGGGCCCTGGCGAACGATGCTGCGACCGCCCTCAATGGTGAGCGGAAGGTCGGCCAGTTCCCACGACTCGCCAAAGGGCGGGTGGACGCCACCCGTGGGGCGCTTGCCCATCGCGGCGAGCGCATGCCCCCCCCAGGCGCGATGCTTGAGGATTGGTTCGAAGAGAAGCGGGCCGGGGTCGGCGAGAGCCATGGCCTCGATCCTAGAGGCTGCCGCCGCGGCTCAGATGCGCATGCCGGTGATCGTCGCCTCAAAGACGAGCTTGCCGTTGACGAGCCCCTGCATCTGGCTCACGAATCGGCGACGATTGCCTTCCCTCTCCACCGCAAGGAGGACGAGCGTGTCTCCCGGAACGACCTGGCCGCGAAAGACGCAGTTGTCGCAACGGGTGAAGGCGAGGAAGCCCTCCTCGCCCATCTTGAGCTGGCGAACGACGCTGGCGAGCTGTGCGGCCGCCTCAATCATGATCACACCGGGCATGAGGGGCCGGCCGGGAATGTGCCCCTCCACCCAGAACTCATCGTCTCGGACCTGCTTGACGCCCACGGCCTTTGTCACGGTCTCATCGACCCAGACAACCCAGTCGAGGTGTCGCATGTTCCCCTTCTGCAAGAGGATCTCGCCAACCCTGTCGGAGTCAATCTGGCGTGCGGACAGGTCGATCTGGCTCAGGTCAATCAGGATGTCAGAGGCCACGGCGGGTAAAAATTGAGGCTGTTTTGGGCTGAAAGTGCCGCTCTTTGTGCCCTGAGGCCACTTCACCAGGCGGCGGGTCGCATAATCTATCGACTTGCAGATCGGTCTGCCGATGGCCCAAAGGTCGGCGGCCAGTTGGCGTGGTGATGGACCCGATCGTTCCGGGCCGAGACCGATCGTCGACACCTTGGCGCCCCGCGGCGCTTTTCCCAAGGAGATTGCCCATGGAGGCCTACGAAAGGCTGCGACGGCTGGTTGATGAAGTGGCGGAGGATCTTCAGAAGGCGGTGGGCGGCAACAAGGCTGCCGGAACCCGCGTTCGAAAGGCCATGCAGGAGATCAAGTCGGTCGCTCAGGACATTCGCGTCAAGATCCTCGACCTGGGGAAGGGACCGGAAGCGGGAGGCGGCTGATCGCCGGATCGTGGTTGGCGGCTTCGGGGCGAATCCGCTTGGCAAGCGTCAAGGCTGCCTTGAAGGCGGGATTGCGGGCGTCTCCGAGCCACTCATAGATCGTCGAGAGCACGCCGGAAGGAATCGATCCAGCTCGCTCCATGCGACGGAAGGCGGGGGCAACCTGAAAGGGTTGTCCTGCGCCGATGGCGTCGGTGAGGTGGAAAGTCTGGAATCCGGCGGCGAGCAGGTCCAGCGCCGTCTGGAGCACACAGACATGGGCTTCGATGCCGCAGAGGAGCACATTCGGGCGGCCGAGGCGCTGGATGGCCTGGAGCGTCTCGGGCACAGCGGCGCTGAAACGGGTCTTCTCAAACACCGGCGTTCCCGAGGGCAGGCCCTGCCGCACGAGTTCGAGCGTTCGCCCGAGACCTCCGGGATAGTGCTCGGTGACGATGACGGGTACGCCGAGCAGGCCAGAGGCCTCGGCGGCAATCGCCGCATTGATTGAGATGCGCTCGTAGTCGTGGACATGCCCGACAAATGCTTCCTGGATGTCGATCACGAGCAGCACGCAGTTGCTCGTCGAGAGTCTGGGAATCGGCATGGTGGTGCTTCTACACGCGAAGGTCGGGTTCTTGCGGCCAGCGGCCGCCATAGCGGGCGCGGATCGGCTCGACAGCCTCAACGATGAAGCGATCGACCTGTTCGGCGCAGCGGCCCGTGAATCGTCCAGGATCGAGGGCCCGATCGAGGTTCACTTTTGAGAAGAGGGGATCGGCGGCGAGCCGACTGAGCAGATCGTTGTCGAGTCCTTCGCCCTTCACCCGTGCGGCCGCTGCCATGCTGTGGCGGCGGATCGCTTCATGGGCGTCCTGCCGATCGACACCTTCTCTGGCGGCCGCGAGCATGATCTCCTCGGTGGCGAGGAAGGGCAGTTCGGCGGCAAGGCGCGAGGCGACGATGCGCTCATTCACGATGAGCCCGCCGAGCACATTGATCATGAGGTCGAGTGCGCCATCGAGGGCGAGGAACGATTCAGGCAGCGTCAGCCGGCGATTGCTCGAGTCATCGAGCGAGCGCTCCATCCATTGCGTCGCGGCGGTGTCAAGCGCCGAGTGGTGCAGGCTCATCACGAAGCGGGCCAGGCCCGTGGCTCGCTCGCAGCGCATCGGGTTGCGCTTGTAGGGCATGGCGCTCGAGCCGATCTGCTCGCGCTCGAAGGGCTCCTCGACCTCCTTGAAGGCGGCGAGCAGGCGCAGGTCGGAGGCGCACTTGTGAATCGCCGCCGCAGCGGTGGCGAGCGAGGAGAGGATGCGGACATCCTCGACGCGGGGATAGGTCTGGCCGCAGAGTCGCCACGATCGCCCTTCGGGCCAGCCGAGTCGCTTGATGAACGCGGCTTCGAGCGCCTCGACCTTGGACGCATCGCCATCGAAGAGGCCGAGATAGGAGGCCTGCGTGCCGGTCGCGCCGCGGAGCCCTCGCAGCAGCAGGCCGTCGCGGCGGGCTTCAACTTCGGCCAGCGCGACGGCGGCATCCTGCGCCCAGAGCGCCAGTCGCTTGCCGACGGTGACGGGCTGGGCGGGCTGAAGGTGGGTAAGGCCGAGCGCGGGCAGGGCGCGCCACCGAGCCGCCTGCGTCGCGGCGCGATCGATGAGACGGGCGAGCTTGAGCGCAGTCAGATCGAGCGCTTTGCGCAGAATGAGAATGTCCGCATTGCAGACGACATCCTGACTCGTCGCGCCGAGATGAATGACACCGCGCGCCGGGGGAGCCGCATCGCCGAAGGCATGCACATGGGCCATGACATCGTGGCGCAGCCGCGCTTCATGGGCCGCGACGGCGTCGAAGTCGATCGACTCCTTCGCCGCGTGCATCGACTCGATGGCCTCGCGGCTGATCGGAAGTCCCAACTCCTGTTCACTCTCGGCGAGGGCAATCCAGATCGTGCGCCATGTGACGGCGCGGCGATGCGCGCTCCAGATCTCGCGCATGGCGCGGCTGGCATTGCGGGTCTCGAGAGGGCTCTGATAGGTGCGGTCTGGCGCGGCCATCAGGTGGCATTCTGCGCGGGAGCGCCTGAAGTTGCGCGGCGGCCGACTCTCGGCTCGACGCCTCGGAGGATCCGTCCGATGTTTGCCCGGTGCCGCACGATGACGAGCGCGGCGAGCAGAGTGGTCGCGAGCAGAATGGGCCACGCGGCGAACGACCGGACCGAAAGGGCGATCGTGGCGATGGGAAGAGACGCCGCCGCCGCGATGCTCGCGAGGGAGATCATGCGACCGAGGCGGAGCACCACGAGCCACACACCGAAGGCGACGAAGGCGGGCCACGCGAGCAGGGGCCAGAATGCAGCGAGCGCGCCGAAACCCGTGGCGACTCCCTTGCCCCCGGTGAACTTCAGGAAGGGACTCCACATGTGCCCAAGCAGCGCCGCCGCCACCACCAGCAGCCACCATCCGAGCGTCGCGGCACCCACGGTCTCGGCGGAAGCGCCGAGAATGCCCGCCGTCGCACCGGCGGCGAGCACGGGAAGAGCGCCCTTCAGCGCATCAAGCACGAAGCAGAGAATGCCCCATCGGCGACCGAGCACGCGGCCGACATTCGTCGCCCCGATGTTGCGGCTGCCATGCTCGCGGATATCGATGCCGTGGAGTTGACCGAGGAGCACGCCGAATGGAATCGCTCCCACGAGATAGGCGGCCACGGCGAAGCTGATCCAAGACCAGGATTCCACGGCGGCAGCGTACCGCCTTGCCGATACTCTTCTCTCAGGCAGGAGGCGCTCCTTGCAGGATTCGCAGGTCACGAAGTTGATCCGGCTCTCTCGCGAGGGCGATGCCGCCTCCCGTGAACAGGTCTTCGAACTTCTCCAGGCGGACCTGCGGCGCCATGCCGCGGCGCTCCTTCGCAGCGGGTTCCGTCGCAGTGCCGTGATGCAGACGACGATGCTGGTGAACTCCGCCGTCGAGCGCCTGCTCGAGCGGGATGCCCTCGAAGCGGAGAATCGACGCCATCTCTTTTCGCTTCTTGCGAGGGCCATGCATGATGTGCTCGTCGAGGAAGCTCGCGCGACCGCCGCGGTGAAGCGGGGTGGCGGGCGCAGGCCGCTCGATGTCGATGCGGTCGACCCCGCCGCCGAGAAGGACGGGAGCGCTTTGCCGACCATGTCGGAGCTTGCCGCGCTGAGGAAAGCCCTCAACGAACTCGCCGAGAAGGCACCGGAGTCGGCTGAGGCGATCAGGCTCAACTACTACTGCGGGCGCTCCCTTCGCGACATTGCGGAGATCACGGGTCAGTCGCTCGCGCAGGTTCGGGGTGCCATCGACGAAGGGCGCGCCTGGCTTCGGGCCCGGCTTGAGGGAAGCGCGTCGATCTGATTGCACGGATTTTTCGGCGCACTCGGGCCGCCCGAATTCGGCCGGGGGGAGCAGGGTGCTTGAAGCGGCCCGTCGCGGGCGGGCATGATGACGGACCGGGTCTCGATTGCTCCGCCGAGGGCACTCGAACGCTTGTCGAACGGCCGGGCGGTGTCAAACCACCGTTCGCAGCCGGGGCCCGGCCCCGCAGGGGCCACCGACGCACGAACGATCACGCTCGCTCGAGGATCCGGCGAGCCGCGTGCAGCGCATCCTCGATCGAGATGCGATCGATGCGACAGACGGCGACGAAGTCATCGGCCTGCAGTGGTTCGGGAAGGAATGGCTCGGCGACGAGAAGGCGGTCTCGCTCCGATTGCTCCTCGGGCAGCGTCGTCCAGCGATGATCGGTCGGACCGAAGAAGACCACCGACGGCGTTCCAAGGGCGGCCGCGAGATGGCGCGGCCCGGTGTCATTGGTGACAAGGAGCGACGCGCGTCGGACCACCGCCTTCAATGGGCCAAGAGCCATGCCGCGCGAGCAGAGATCGATCACGGCGTCGTTGCCTGCCTCCGCTTGAATCAGCGCTGCCACTCTGGCAACGAGCGCCCGCTCCGCAGGAGCACCCGTCACAGCGATGCCCTTCCCGCGCGCGGTCCCGAACTCACGCAGGAGCTTGATACCGAGCGAGGCGAATCGCTCCGCGGGCCAGCGCTTGTCTTCTCGATTGGCGCCTGGATTGAGCAGAATGAACGACCGGAGATCCCCGAGGAGCCCATCCGCCGCCTGCTCCTCTTCGGGGCTCGTGAAGAGTTGAGTGCGGCGATCGGAGATCGAAGTCCCGAGAAGCGCTTCGCCCAGCGCGGCATAGAAGTCGACCGCCGGCGTCGGGCGCCGCCGCGCAGGCGCAGGAAGCGGGTCGGTCAATGTCCAGCGGCGGAGCTGGGTTGAATAGCCCACGCGACGCGGGGCCAGTCGCAGCGCCGCAAGGCCGGAGCGCATGCTGTTCGGAAGGAGCAGCGCCGTGTCTGCACCGAACCCCCGCGCCCGGGCAAGCCCGCTCCATGGGCCTGCCCAGCCGCGCATCGGCGCTTCGATGATCTCGTTGAGCCATGGAGTTCCCGAGAGGATGTCACTCAGACCGGGGCGCAGGAGTGCCGCGACGGTCGCGCGCGGTCGAGCCTCGCGGATCGCGCGCAGGAGCGGCGTCGCCATCGTGATGTCGCCCACCCAGCTCGGCATGAGCACCACCACTCGCGCGACTTCAGGGAGCGGCTCGATCGAACCCACCAGTGATGGTGGCGGGTCGAGCTGGGGCAGCCCCGCGCTCGCGTCACCGCTTCGGGTGTCACCGGTCGCGACGGAGTTCTTTGTCATCGCTCACCCCACAGCGTTTCGCCGGTTCGAGCGCGGAACCACGCCTCGGTGGTGCGCCGCAACTCCGCGGCGAAGCCGACCGCGATCACCTCTTCGCCCACCAGTGTTGCTTCGAGGCCCGCGGGTGTTGCGGCGAGGTGCGCCACCTCGACACCCGTGCGCTCGGCGAGCGCTCGTGCGGCGCTGAGCACACTCTCACGGAGGGTCGGGTCAATCAGCGCGTGATCGCTCTTGGCCCGCAGGCGCACCGTGCTGCGAGGGCGCAGATCGGCGCGTGATGCCGCATCGATGCGCTTCGCGGCATCAATGAGCGTTCGATCGACGAAATCCGCCGCT
This region of Phycisphaeraceae bacterium genomic DNA includes:
- a CDS encoding glycosyltransferase family 9 protein gives rise to the protein MTKNSVATGDTRSGDASAGLPQLDPPPSLVGSIEPLPEVARVVVLMPSWVGDITMATPLLRAIREARPRATVAALLRPGLSDILSGTPWLNEIIEAPMRGWAGPWSGLARARGFGADTALLLPNSMRSGLAALRLAPRRVGYSTQLRRWTLTDPLPAPARRRPTPAVDFYAALGEALLGTSISDRRTQLFTSPEEEQAADGLLGDLRSFILLNPGANREDKRWPAERFASLGIKLLREFGTARGKGIAVTGAPAERALVARVAALIQAEAGNDAVIDLCSRGMALGPLKAVVRRASLLVTNDTGPRHLAAALGTPSVVFFGPTDHRWTTLPEEQSERDRLLVAEPFLPEPLQADDFVAVCRIDRISIEDALHAARRILERA
- a CDS encoding right-handed parallel beta-helix repeat-containing protein, which encodes MGEFPLIVALLAGALPPGVLQGELASPPAPAVGAWAQVSPNGARTAPPANDPTSPPLDQLPGASPSSSAQDAAPVPPTDGPRVHRVEPGLAWHLIAMDAKPGDQILLEKGFHINAQVHDLHGTRENPIVIRGADPAFPSAVVCEERGVELVRCSWVRLENLFFLNPTEAAIVVDGTRPSAASDETAGDDSLGPVSEVSIAIAGCRISASREMPGMDAIRVINAKTVGIVDCHFEAWSDTAIELRNAHGVVITRNRFSPRPDSARQHAVRALDGSRTVAVMQNTFEGGIGTGVQIGNCDADSEAISGRGATEVHVLRSTFLEVQCPVSISGGSTGSLRESTVIDATALYRVDARCGVPSLTLGGNIFTWEPSVLRVVADRLGDAEASMVTLDANLWWSRELPMAFEVVGHPFGTEKSPQITTIDPRLSDRGFEPMEERAKTFGWLAPPPAPLVPVEQAAPAGNPPQTSPRSPEVRE
- a CDS encoding adenylosuccinate lyase, giving the protein MAAPDRTYQSPLETRNASRAMREIWSAHRRAVTWRTIWIALAESEQELGLPISREAIESMHAAKESIDFDAVAAHEARLRHDVMAHVHAFGDAAPPARGVIHLGATSQDVVCNADILILRKALDLTALKLARLIDRAATQAARWRALPALGLTHLQPAQPVTVGKRLALWAQDAAVALAEVEARRDGLLLRGLRGATGTQASYLGLFDGDASKVEALEAAFIKRLGWPEGRSWRLCGQTYPRVEDVRILSSLATAAAAIHKCASDLRLLAAFKEVEEPFEREQIGSSAMPYKRNPMRCERATGLARFVMSLHHSALDTAATQWMERSLDDSSNRRLTLPESFLALDGALDLMINVLGGLIVNERIVASRLAAELPFLATEEIMLAAAREGVDRQDAHEAIRRHSMAAAARVKGEGLDNDLLSRLAADPLFSKVNLDRALDPGRFTGRCAEQVDRFIVEAVEPIRARYGGRWPQEPDLRV
- a CDS encoding isochorismatase family protein; the encoded protein is MPIPRLSTSNCVLLVIDIQEAFVGHVHDYERISINAAIAAEASGLLGVPVIVTEHYPGGLGRTLELVRQGLPSGTPVFEKTRFSAAVPETLQAIQRLGRPNVLLCGIEAHVCVLQTALDLLAAGFQTFHLTDAIGAGQPFQVAPAFRRMERAGSIPSGVLSTIYEWLGDARNPAFKAALTLAKRIRPEAANHDPAISRLPLPVPSPGRGS
- the plsY gene encoding glycerol-3-phosphate 1-O-acyltransferase PlsY, coding for MESWSWISFAVAAYLVGAIPFGVLLGQLHGIDIREHGSRNIGATNVGRVLGRRWGILCFVLDALKGALPVLAAGATAGILGASAETVGAATLGWWLLVVAAALLGHMWSPFLKFTGGKGVATGFGALAAFWPLLAWPAFVAFGVWLVVLRLGRMISLASIAAAASLPIATIALSVRSFAAWPILLATTLLAALVIVRHRANIGRILRGVEPRVGRRATSGAPAQNAT
- a CDS encoding class I mannose-6-phosphate isomerase, whose product is MALADPGPLLFEPILKHRAWGGHALAAMGKRPTGGVHPPFGESWELADLPLTIEGGRSIVRQGPWAGQSLREVINTERDTILGLARPAQDGGFPLLVKFLDAAENLSIQVHPDAAYARRHPGALVKSEAWIVLQAAPGAVVYRGIDPALSRDDVAQLLDEDRVLEALLKVPVRAGDCVRLPSGLCHALGAGIVAAEVQTPSDTTFRLWDWGRHDPKRPLHRTEALECLLIGAAQELDSTGHALPRESSDSTAAGSPRESGSFSGNPLRAGAFTTEDLCRTPDFEIERISVSADRREGERAQQSSDGRRGTSDTTGQADRREHEREGHRDLPSKEITLPIVNDGLPVIWIMLAGRARFDRDREHPSAPTEVVPFDTLLLPAGCEGWSASLEPGTCFLRVTLPHPMSRMLAAHG